The Fervidobacterium pennivorans DNA segment ATGAGAACTCACCTAAGATACCTTCCTACGTTTTTGAAAGCAACCTGCCAGTTCTTGGAATCTGCTACGGGCTCCAAGCCCTTGTTCATCAACTCGGAGGAAGGGTAGAGAAATCTCCGCACAGAGAATTTGGACCAGCTCAGTTGGAAGTTGTAAAACACATCGGAATCTTCGAAGGGGTACCTAATAAATTCACCGTTTGGATGAGTCATTCTGACAGAGTGGAAATTCTACCAGACGGGTTTGAAGTTATAGCAAGAAGCGAGAACTCTCCTTATGCAGCAATTCGAAGCTTGGACAATAAATATTACGGAGTCCAATTCCACCCGGAAGTTGTTCACACTCAACATGGAAAAGATATACTACGCAATTTCTTAACAGTCGTTGCGAAACTTTCTCCAAACTGGTTGATGAAAAACCTTGCTGAAGAATTAATAAACGAGCTCAGAAAAAAGATAGATGGAAAGGTTATCCTTGGCTTGTCGGGAGGGGTTGACTCTTCTGTTGTAGCCATGTTATTACACAAAGCCGTGCCAGATAAGTTGATACCTATATTTGTTGACACGGGACTGTTAAGAAAAAACGAAGGTCAAGAAGTGGTGAAACAATTTGAAAACTTAGGCATAAAGATATACTGCGTAGATGCATCGGATAGGTTCTTCAAAGCTTTGGAAGGTATCGAAGACCCTGAAGAGAAAAGAAAAATAATCGGACACACATTTATAGACGTTTTTTACGAAGAAGCGATGAAGCTTAAACAACAGCACGGAGACATTCAATATTTGGCACAAGGAACACTCTATCCAGATGTAATAGAGAGTAAGGTGGCAGAACGAAAAGCTGGTGCAAAGATTAAAACTCATCACAACGTTGGTGGATTACCGGAAAAGCTGCCTTTCAAAATCATTGAACCACTCAGATACCTTTTTAAAGATGAGGTTAGAGCTCTTGGTAAAGAGTTAGGCTTGCCCGAAAGCATAATTTATCGTCATCCGTTCCCAGGTCCAGGACTTGCAGTTAGAATAATTGGCGCTGTGACAAGAGAAGCTGTAAGCATCTTGCAGGAAGCGGATGCGATATTTATCGAGGAACTCAAAAAGTGGGATTTGTACAACAAAGTCTGGCAAGCGTTTGCTGTTTTGCTACCTGTCAAAACTGTTGGTGTCATGGGAGATTATAGAACTTACGAGAATGTTATTGCGCTGAGAGCGGTAACAAGCGAAGATGGTATGACAGCAGATTGGGCAAAGTTGCCACATGAATTTTTGAACCACGTTGCGAAAAGGATAGTGAATGAAGTAAGAGGTGTAAATAGGGTTGTTTACGACATAACATCAAAACCACCCGCAACAATTGAGTGGGAATAATTGGAATAAAGTAGAACCAAATAACAGCTGGCTCGTGCCGGGCATACCTCAACAAACAAGGCAAGGATTGATTCCTTGCCTTGTTTTTTACCTATTTATTAGGTAGTTATCTTGCTGGAGCGGTTGATGAATTACCATCTGTATTCATTTTTATCACGTAAACTTTATCCCCATCGCACCCAAAGGAACCTGTCCATCCAACTGTCACATATCCATCATCAGCCGTTTGTCTGATTTCCCAGGCTTCTTCTCTGTTTTCTCCACCAAACGTCTTCTCCCACAGTAACTGTCCTTTGTTATTCAGTCTGAGAATATAAACATCTACGGATCTAT contains these protein-coding regions:
- the guaA gene encoding glutamine-hydrolyzing GMP synthase, whose translation is MERKTVVVLDFGSQYTQLILRRVRELGFYAELLPYDEPWENVQKLSPSAFILSGGPASVYDENSPKIPSYVFESNLPVLGICYGLQALVHQLGGRVEKSPHREFGPAQLEVVKHIGIFEGVPNKFTVWMSHSDRVEILPDGFEVIARSENSPYAAIRSLDNKYYGVQFHPEVVHTQHGKDILRNFLTVVAKLSPNWLMKNLAEELINELRKKIDGKVILGLSGGVDSSVVAMLLHKAVPDKLIPIFVDTGLLRKNEGQEVVKQFENLGIKIYCVDASDRFFKALEGIEDPEEKRKIIGHTFIDVFYEEAMKLKQQHGDIQYLAQGTLYPDVIESKVAERKAGAKIKTHHNVGGLPEKLPFKIIEPLRYLFKDEVRALGKELGLPESIIYRHPFPGPGLAVRIIGAVTREAVSILQEADAIFIEELKKWDLYNKVWQAFAVLLPVKTVGVMGDYRTYENVIALRAVTSEDGMTADWAKLPHEFLNHVAKRIVNEVRGVNRVVYDITSKPPATIEWE